One Natrinema halophilum genomic window carries:
- a CDS encoding permease yields the protein MEPTLVEGVLESLRIGLGFLWTAAWAIIMGLTITSLVQVYVSKERMARVLGESDLESLAKATVFGAASSGCSFGAVAIGKGLFAKGAHAVNFLAFMFASTNLIVELGLMILILLGWEFLVAELLGGLILIAVMAAIVQLTLPEALFDDVRAELNRRDRDRGVTEDPTCGMEGSDEHSIVTDGGETLQFCSEGCLETYRQQTAGGGEWHDELRSWGGWYKLGNQYRKEWSMIWKDVVAGFLVSGFVIVFVPQRVWNALFVQGDGLFVTAENAIMGVAIAVISFVGSMGNVPFAVALWGGGISFAGVIAFVYADLITIPVLNVYRKYYGWSIMLYILGVFFVTMAFTGFLMELLFDALGIVPNLAGGETATDATYFEFNYTFYLNLVAFALSGFLLYVYRRGLGAPGQHRDPVCGMRTDDTGPSATHDGDTYYFCSTACKRTFEDSPSEFAGHPSHSSGSETAHDHH from the coding sequence ATGGAACCGACACTTGTCGAGGGGGTCCTCGAGTCACTTCGGATCGGACTCGGATTCCTCTGGACGGCGGCGTGGGCGATCATCATGGGGCTTACGATCACGAGCCTCGTCCAGGTGTACGTCTCGAAGGAGCGTATGGCGCGAGTGCTCGGTGAAAGCGACCTCGAAAGTCTCGCGAAGGCGACCGTCTTCGGCGCGGCGAGCAGCGGGTGTAGTTTCGGTGCCGTCGCCATTGGCAAGGGCCTCTTCGCGAAGGGCGCTCACGCAGTGAATTTTCTCGCGTTCATGTTCGCCTCGACGAACCTGATCGTCGAACTTGGACTGATGATTCTGATCCTCCTGGGGTGGGAGTTTCTCGTCGCGGAACTCCTTGGCGGACTCATCCTCATCGCGGTCATGGCCGCTATCGTCCAGTTGACGCTCCCGGAGGCGCTCTTCGATGACGTTCGTGCGGAACTCAATCGGCGTGACCGCGACCGCGGTGTCACGGAAGACCCGACGTGCGGGATGGAAGGGAGCGACGAGCACTCCATCGTGACCGACGGCGGCGAGACGCTGCAATTCTGCTCCGAGGGATGTCTCGAGACCTATCGTCAGCAAACGGCGGGCGGCGGTGAGTGGCACGACGAACTCCGCTCCTGGGGAGGCTGGTACAAACTCGGCAACCAGTACCGCAAAGAGTGGTCGATGATCTGGAAGGACGTCGTCGCGGGCTTTCTCGTCTCGGGATTCGTCATCGTGTTCGTCCCCCAGCGGGTCTGGAACGCGCTGTTCGTTCAGGGCGACGGCCTGTTCGTGACCGCCGAGAACGCGATCATGGGCGTCGCGATCGCGGTCATCAGCTTCGTCGGGAGCATGGGGAACGTCCCGTTTGCGGTCGCGCTCTGGGGCGGCGGTATCAGCTTCGCCGGCGTCATCGCGTTCGTCTACGCTGATCTCATCACGATCCCGGTACTGAACGTTTACCGGAAGTACTACGGCTGGTCGATCATGCTGTACATCCTCGGCGTCTTTTTCGTGACCATGGCCTTTACCGGCTTTCTCATGGAACTGCTCTTCGACGCGCTCGGAATCGTGCCGAACCTGGCCGGCGGCGAAACGGCAACCGATGCGACGTACTTCGAGTTCAACTACACCTTCTATCTTAACCTCGTCGCGTTCGCACTTTCCGGCTTCCTCCTGTACGTGTACCGTCGCGGACTCGGCGCACCTGGACAGCATCGCGATCCGGTGTGTGGCATGCGGACCGACGATACTGGCCCGAGTGCCACGCACGACGGTGATACCTATTATTTCTGCTCGACCGCCTGCAAGCGGACGTTCGAAGATTCGCCATCCGAGTTCGCAGGGCACCCATCGCACAGTTCCGGTTCCGAAACAGCACACGATCACCACTGA
- a CDS encoding heavy-metal-associated domain-containing protein: MSQTITVEGMSCEHCEQTVEAALEDVDGVTTVDVDRDAERVTVDGDVAPQVLVDAVDEAGYDASA, from the coding sequence ATGAGCCAGACGATTACCGTCGAAGGGATGTCCTGCGAGCACTGCGAACAGACCGTCGAAGCGGCACTCGAGGACGTCGACGGCGTAACGACCGTCGACGTCGACCGCGACGCGGAACGGGTGACCGTCGACGGGGATGTAGCGCCACAGGTGCTCGTCGACGCAGTCGACGAGGCTGGCTACGACGCATCCGCATAA
- a CDS encoding AsnC family transcriptional regulator: MRDLDETDMTILRLLGDDARRPYSDIAEEVGLSGPAVSDRVRRLEDAGVIEGFTVNVDQSQLRAGVPVFVRVSVPASEVDDCRAAIAAADAVEHVFVSADGDILFYARAQVQQVREWLDGILPGDDADYEVTLIDDAEWSPSLDGTSFALTCAECGNTVDSEGESTRIDGDVYHFCCSSCSSRFEGRYERLEEGV, from the coding sequence ATGCGCGATCTCGACGAGACGGATATGACGATTCTACGACTGCTGGGCGACGACGCTCGTCGGCCGTACAGCGACATCGCCGAGGAGGTCGGTCTCTCCGGGCCGGCTGTCTCGGACCGCGTCAGGCGTCTCGAGGACGCGGGAGTCATCGAAGGCTTTACCGTCAACGTCGACCAGTCGCAGCTCCGGGCGGGCGTCCCGGTGTTCGTTCGGGTGTCCGTTCCCGCGAGCGAGGTCGACGACTGCAGAGCCGCGATCGCCGCCGCCGATGCCGTCGAACACGTGTTCGTGTCCGCGGACGGCGATATCCTGTTTTACGCTCGTGCGCAGGTTCAGCAGGTCCGCGAGTGGCTGGATGGGATTCTCCCCGGCGACGACGCCGACTACGAGGTGACGCTGATCGACGACGCCGAGTGGTCACCCTCGCTCGACGGCACGTCGTTCGCACTCACCTGCGCCGAGTGTGGCAACACCGTCGACAGCGAGGGAGAGTCGACCCGCATCGACGGCGACGTCTACCACTTCTGTTGTTCCTCCTGTTCGAGCCGGTTCGAGGGACGATACGAGCGGCTCGAGGAAGGAGTGTGA
- a CDS encoding DUF4382 domain-containing protein, with translation MNRRAIQLILVAALVAIAGCAGGMGGEPAQSPESDDPQMADDSSGETGTAAFYVSDEPSQIDNFKHLNVTITKVGFKKTGDATDGESDEGDGGNESDENETESDDGTEDGTESADDDESTNETVADETEPDDEDEGKEGNGDDGGEDGKDDGASEEQWVEYDVDERTVDLTELKGANASMIDEFELPAGEYETVFIYVSDTEGILTDGTETNVKLPSNKLQLHTTFTIGNNESVDFVYDIAPHKAGGSEKYILKPVVSQSGTGDDVEIRDVDEKKEANEKRDGNERDTGESDTPDGNGTDNGNAKERPKQD, from the coding sequence ATGAACAGACGTGCGATCCAACTGATACTCGTGGCGGCCCTCGTCGCAATCGCCGGCTGTGCAGGCGGTATGGGCGGGGAGCCAGCACAGAGTCCGGAAAGCGACGATCCGCAGATGGCGGACGACTCGAGCGGCGAAACGGGAACGGCCGCGTTCTACGTTAGTGACGAACCGAGCCAGATCGATAACTTCAAACACCTCAACGTGACGATCACGAAAGTCGGCTTCAAGAAGACCGGAGACGCAACCGACGGGGAGAGTGACGAAGGCGACGGCGGAAACGAATCCGACGAGAACGAGACCGAGTCGGACGACGGAACTGAAGACGGAACCGAATCGGCCGACGATGACGAATCGACGAACGAAACGGTAGCCGACGAGACGGAACCCGACGACGAAGACGAAGGGAAAGAGGGCAACGGAGATGACGGAGGCGAAGACGGGAAAGATGACGGCGCGTCCGAGGAGCAGTGGGTCGAATACGACGTCGACGAACGAACGGTCGACCTCACCGAGTTGAAAGGCGCGAACGCGTCCATGATCGACGAGTTCGAATTGCCGGCCGGCGAGTACGAAACGGTCTTCATCTACGTGAGCGACACCGAGGGAATCCTAACTGACGGCACCGAAACGAACGTGAAGCTACCGAGCAACAAGCTCCAGTTGCACACGACGTTTACCATCGGGAACAACGAATCGGTCGACTTCGTCTACGACATCGCACCGCACAAAGCCGGTGGGAGCGAGAAGTACATCCTCAAGCCGGTTGTCAGCCAGAGCGGCACGGGCGACGACGTCGAAATCCGCGATGTCGACGAGAAGAAAGAAGCGAACGAGAAACGAGACGGCAACGAGAGAGACACAGGCGAGAGCGACACCCCTGACGGTAACGGTACCGATAACGGTAACGCCAAAGAAAGACCGAAGCAGGACTGA
- a CDS encoding stage II sporulation protein M has translation MDEQTRRERDRTGSGGGYPPREALRDAWDEHRRYVEFATGLFAVGILVGIALMAAGYNLLEIIEEAAGEPLFPDIGGESKLELARFLLVNNTRAFVVSILGAFSLGLLTAWAMLFNGIIVGNIGAFVASDAGVGYILVGLLPHGIFELSALFVAAGVGFRLLYRIGQRVRGTRDAIFSKPYLYRTAIFVFVAWLLLVVAAFVEAFVTSALLETLFTGQGQTPP, from the coding sequence ATGGACGAGCAAACTCGACGCGAGCGTGATCGGACCGGAAGCGGTGGTGGGTATCCTCCGCGCGAGGCGCTCCGGGACGCGTGGGACGAACACAGACGATACGTCGAGTTCGCCACCGGACTGTTCGCGGTCGGGATTCTCGTCGGTATCGCCCTGATGGCCGCCGGATACAATCTGCTCGAGATCATCGAGGAGGCCGCCGGTGAGCCGCTCTTCCCGGATATCGGCGGTGAAAGCAAACTCGAGTTAGCCCGGTTTTTGCTCGTGAACAACACGCGAGCGTTCGTCGTCTCGATACTCGGCGCGTTCTCCCTGGGTCTGCTCACCGCCTGGGCGATGCTCTTCAACGGTATTATCGTCGGAAATATCGGCGCGTTCGTCGCCAGCGACGCGGGAGTCGGCTACATCCTCGTTGGGTTGCTCCCGCACGGAATCTTCGAACTCTCCGCGCTCTTCGTCGCCGCCGGCGTCGGCTTCCGACTCCTCTATCGGATCGGACAGCGCGTTCGCGGCACTCGAGACGCTATCTTCTCGAAACCCTATCTCTATCGGACCGCCATTTTCGTCTTCGTCGCGTGGCTACTGCTCGTCGTTGCCGCCTTCGTCGAGGCGTTCGTCACGTCCGCTCTACTCGAGACGCTGTTTACCGGGCAAGGGCAGACACCCCCCTAA
- a CDS encoding amidohydrolase: MTMLAITEGRILRPDLSVTAADVLIDRDSGEISAIGPDLAGDADETLDAANSLVTPGYVNGHCHVAMSLLRGYADDKPLDAWLQEDIWPAEGALTSDDVRAGAELGLLEMIKSGITAFADMYFHIPDIADAVETAGLRARLGHGIVTVGKDGDAAREDARTSLEIAREFDGAADGRISTAFMPHSLTTVGSEYLDEFVPDARAAGVPVHYHANETEDEVAPIVDERGVRPLEYAAEMGMLEPEDFVAHAVHVDDTEIDLLAEAGTGVVHCPASNMKLASGMAPVQQLLEAGVTVGLGTDGAASNNDLSMLDEARDAAMLGKLAADDASAVPAEAVVDMLTGESAAVIGLESGRLEVGAPADLAVIDLEQPHLTPPHDLVSHLTYAAAAADVRHTVCDGRILMRDREVLTLDEAAVRENALEAAEALSARVDG, translated from the coding sequence ATGACCATGCTTGCGATCACCGAGGGGCGGATCCTCCGACCCGATCTGTCGGTGACGGCAGCCGACGTACTGATCGATCGGGACAGCGGCGAGATTTCGGCGATCGGTCCCGATCTCGCCGGCGACGCCGACGAGACGCTCGACGCGGCGAACTCGCTGGTCACGCCGGGGTACGTCAACGGACACTGTCACGTCGCAATGTCGCTCCTGCGGGGGTACGCCGACGACAAACCGCTCGACGCGTGGCTGCAGGAGGACATCTGGCCCGCGGAGGGTGCGCTCACCTCCGATGACGTTCGTGCCGGAGCCGAACTGGGCCTCCTCGAGATGATCAAATCGGGGATAACCGCCTTTGCGGACATGTACTTTCACATCCCCGATATCGCCGATGCAGTCGAGACGGCTGGCCTCCGTGCCCGCCTCGGTCACGGTATCGTCACCGTCGGCAAGGATGGCGACGCGGCCCGGGAAGACGCCAGGACGAGCCTCGAGATCGCTCGCGAGTTCGACGGCGCGGCCGACGGCCGTATTTCGACGGCGTTTATGCCCCACTCGCTGACGACGGTCGGGAGCGAGTATCTCGACGAATTCGTTCCCGACGCTCGTGCGGCGGGCGTGCCGGTCCACTATCACGCAAACGAGACCGAAGACGAGGTTGCACCGATCGTCGACGAACGCGGTGTTCGGCCGCTCGAGTACGCGGCCGAGATGGGAATGCTCGAACCCGAGGACTTCGTCGCTCACGCCGTTCACGTAGACGATACCGAGATCGACTTACTCGCAGAGGCCGGGACAGGTGTCGTCCATTGCCCGGCGTCGAACATGAAACTCGCCAGCGGAATGGCTCCCGTTCAGCAACTGCTCGAGGCAGGCGTCACCGTGGGGCTCGGAACCGACGGCGCCGCCTCGAACAATGACCTCTCGATGCTCGACGAGGCGCGCGACGCGGCCATGCTCGGTAAACTCGCCGCCGACGACGCGAGCGCGGTGCCCGCCGAGGCCGTCGTCGACATGTTGACCGGGGAGAGCGCGGCTGTGATCGGTCTCGAGTCCGGCCGCCTCGAGGTGGGTGCGCCGGCCGACCTCGCCGTGATCGACCTCGAACAGCCGCATTTGACGCCGCCACACGATCTCGTCAGTCACCTCACCTACGCGGCTGCGGCGGCCGACGTCCGCCACACCGTTTGCGATGGACGGATTCTCATGCGCGACCGCGAGGTCCTCACGCTCGACGAAGCGGCGGTCCGGGAAAACGCGCTCGAGGCAGCCGAGGCGTTGTCGGCTCGAGTCGACGGATAG
- a CDS encoding adenosylhomocysteinase: protein MTDTEYPPISEQLTDVDEAREEGRRKMDWAAQHMPIMERLREEFAADRPFEGERIGMAMHVEAKTAILVETLADGGAEVVVTGCNPLSTHDDVSAALDAHENIISYARRGVDDEEYYAAIEAVIAHEPTITVDDGMDLVAAIHDDYPELIDGIIGGAEETTTGVHRLRAMDADGALEYPVFAVNDTPMKRLFDNVHGTGESSLASIAMTTNLSWAGKNVVVAGYGYCGKGVAQKASGQNANVIVTEVEPRRALEAHMEGYDVMPMDEAAEIGDVFLTTTGNRDVIVEEHFEKMNDGVLLANAGHFDIEIDLEALDGLASDRYEARDGVEAYELADGRRLNVIAEGRLVNLAAPVSLGHPVEVMDQSFGVQAVCVRELLENGESYDAGVHDVPDELDREIAEIKLEAEGVDFDSLTDAQRDYMESWDHGT, encoded by the coding sequence ATGACCGATACCGAGTACCCCCCGATCAGCGAGCAACTGACGGACGTCGACGAGGCTCGCGAGGAGGGGCGCCGGAAGATGGACTGGGCTGCACAGCACATGCCGATCATGGAGCGGTTGCGCGAGGAGTTCGCCGCAGATCGGCCGTTCGAAGGCGAACGGATCGGGATGGCGATGCACGTCGAGGCGAAGACGGCGATCCTCGTCGAGACGCTCGCGGACGGCGGCGCGGAGGTCGTCGTCACCGGTTGCAACCCGCTATCGACCCACGACGACGTCTCTGCGGCACTCGACGCACACGAAAACATTATCAGCTACGCTCGACGCGGCGTCGACGACGAGGAATATTACGCCGCGATCGAGGCCGTCATCGCTCACGAACCGACGATCACCGTCGACGACGGCATGGACCTCGTGGCCGCGATCCACGACGACTACCCCGAACTGATCGACGGCATCATCGGCGGTGCGGAGGAGACCACGACCGGCGTCCACCGCCTGCGCGCGATGGACGCGGACGGGGCGCTCGAGTATCCCGTCTTCGCGGTCAACGACACGCCGATGAAGCGTCTGTTCGACAACGTCCACGGCACGGGCGAGTCCTCGCTCGCGTCGATCGCGATGACCACGAACCTCTCGTGGGCAGGTAAAAACGTCGTCGTTGCGGGTTACGGCTACTGCGGCAAGGGCGTCGCACAGAAGGCGTCGGGACAGAACGCGAACGTCATCGTCACCGAGGTCGAGCCTCGCCGCGCGCTCGAGGCCCACATGGAGGGCTACGACGTCATGCCCATGGACGAAGCCGCCGAAATCGGCGACGTCTTCCTGACGACGACGGGCAATCGTGACGTCATCGTCGAGGAACACTTCGAGAAGATGAACGACGGCGTCCTGCTCGCCAACGCCGGTCACTTCGACATCGAGATCGATCTCGAGGCGCTCGACGGACTCGCGTCCGACCGCTACGAGGCCCGCGACGGCGTCGAAGCCTACGAGCTGGCAGACGGCCGACGCCTGAACGTCATTGCCGAAGGCCGCCTCGTCAACCTGGCTGCGCCCGTTTCGCTCGGCCACCCGGTCGAAGTGATGGACCAGTCGTTCGGCGTCCAGGCCGTCTGCGTCCGCGAGCTACTCGAGAACGGTGAGTCGTACGATGCGGGCGTCCACGACGTTCCCGACGAGCTCGACAGAGAGATCGCCGAGATCAAACTCGAAGCGGAAGGCGTTGACTTCGATTCGTTGACCGACGCTCAGCGCGACTACATGGAGAGCTGGGATCACGGAACGTAA
- a CDS encoding HalOD1 output domain-containing protein — MTGTTLDYHHDSMSLRVIEAIASETNTDAHELDPLYYVVDPEALDQLFQSDSSAPVRVEFEYDGLLVEVRHDGTIAVDGTVHRRG, encoded by the coding sequence ATGACTGGCACTACCTTAGACTACCACCACGATTCTATGAGTCTCCGGGTCATCGAGGCCATCGCAAGCGAGACGAACACGGACGCACACGAACTCGATCCGCTGTACTACGTCGTTGATCCGGAAGCACTCGACCAGCTCTTCCAGTCCGACTCGAGCGCGCCCGTTCGCGTCGAGTTCGAGTACGATGGCTTACTGGTCGAAGTACGACACGACGGGACGATAGCGGTCGACGGAACGGTCCATAGACGAGGGTAA